The proteins below come from a single Aegilops tauschii subsp. strangulata cultivar AL8/78 chromosome 6, Aet v6.0, whole genome shotgun sequence genomic window:
- the LOC120966412 gene encoding uncharacterized protein: protein MEGPAATMTVRDVLYMYSVARQAYEQFMSVCGNPEQAQNTVALLVWLDQGTISAIHHVPGIDAGAVAIVAEEANAVLECLRYPMPVLPPIPLISTLCMHGGVYIEPGFFAFHQDLVVRGVAHFLEGAGKFVFDDRLNVLLRRSETGLVGNPPELMAPYSPLPMAVPEDCRSMFVTFSKTMPLHREEVFDYFREKWGDCVVRVLMEKTTGGNMPTYGRIIFKTEAIVNLVLNGERLVKISIGHREIWLRKYIPRVIDVDA from the exons ATGGAGGGGCCGGCCGCCACTATGACTGTGCGGGACGTGCTGTACATGTACAGTGTGGCACGGCAGGCATACGAGCAGTTCATGTCCGTGTGCGGCAACCCGGAGCAGGCCCAAAACACGGTGGCCTTGCTGGTGTGGCTGGACCAGGGCACCATCTCGGCCATCCACCACGTCCCAGGCATTGATGCCGGCGCTGTGGCCATCGTCGCGGAGGAGGCCAACGCCGTCCTCGAGTGCCTGCGCTACCCGATGCCTGTGCTTCCGCCCATCCCGCTCATCTCCACGCTTTGCATGCATGGTGGCGTCTACATCGAGCCAGGCTTCTTCGCCTTCCACCAGGACCTTGTCGTCCGCGGCGTCGCCCACTTCCTCGAAGGCGCCGGTAAGTTCGTCTTCGACGACCGCTTGAATGTATTGCTCAGGAGGTCTGAGACTGGCCTGGTTGGGAACCCGCCGGAGCTCATGGCTCCCTACAGCCCCCTTCCAATGGCGGTACCGGAGGACTGCCGCTCCATGTTTGTCACCTTTTCCAAGACCATGCCTCTCCATCGTGAAGAGGTCTTTGACTACTTCAGGGA GAAATGGGGTGATTGTGTGGTGAGGGTGCTCATGGAGAAGACGACTGGAGGAAACATGCCCACGTACGGCCGAATCATCTTCAAGACAGAGGCGATCGTGAACCTGGTGCTCAACGGTGAGAGGCTCGTCAAGATCTCCATCGGCCACCGTGAGATCTGGCTGCGCAAATACATTCCCAGGGTAATCGACGTCGACGCCTGA